In one window of Niallia sp. Man26 DNA:
- a CDS encoding MerR family transcriptional regulator, with the protein MKEYFTIGEVSKLFQVKIATLRYYDEIGLLAPAFIDEKTNYRYYSTQQFERLNSIKYLRALDLPINRIIEFFNYRDIDTLIDMLKEQQEEVRKKRKELELMEKKISRRLTQIDDAVHTPLDVICEVTLPEMRLAYLRKQYVLGEDLEYPITELRNSFGINGGVFLGKIGLSISIDNLAAGELTTYSSVFMVLEEGDETDSAYAAIPAREYLRVRFQGTHMEAAYYYDKLLSYIIEHDYQLIDDSIEITLIDYGITNDFDKHVTEILLPFARK; encoded by the coding sequence ATGAAAGAATACTTCACAATCGGAGAAGTCTCAAAGCTATTTCAAGTTAAGATTGCGACACTCCGATATTATGATGAAATTGGCTTATTAGCTCCAGCATTTATTGACGAAAAAACGAATTACCGCTATTATTCCACACAGCAGTTCGAACGGCTGAACTCGATTAAGTACTTGCGGGCACTCGATTTACCTATAAACAGAATTATTGAATTTTTCAACTATCGGGATATTGATACCCTTATTGATATGCTGAAAGAGCAGCAGGAAGAAGTAAGAAAGAAACGAAAAGAATTAGAACTGATGGAAAAAAAGATTAGCCGCCGTTTAACGCAAATAGATGATGCTGTACACACACCTCTTGATGTTATTTGTGAAGTGACTCTTCCTGAAATGCGTTTAGCATACTTACGAAAGCAATATGTATTAGGAGAGGATCTGGAGTATCCTATCACAGAATTAAGGAACAGCTTTGGTATAAATGGAGGGGTTTTTTTAGGGAAGATCGGCCTATCCATCTCGATAGATAATTTAGCCGCTGGTGAACTTACTACTTATTCAAGTGTGTTTATGGTGTTAGAAGAAGGGGATGAGACTGATTCGGCTTATGCTGCGATACCTGCAAGGGAGTATCTAAGAGTTCGCTTTCAAGGTACCCATATGGAAGCAGCGTATTACTATGATAAGTTACTTTCTTATATAATAGAGCACGATTATCAGCTGATAGATGATTCCATTGAAATAACTTTAATCGATTATGGAATAACCAATGACTTTGATAAGCATGTAACAGAAATATTGCTGCCATTTGCAAGAAAATAA
- a CDS encoding copper resistance protein CopC — protein sequence MRKVVILFIILICPFFFPIQAAAHAVLTNANPSADSRLDESPEEIVLLFNEAIKAGLSAVKVMNQDKELITEAETTLSNDNKQLKTRLPALSEGAYLVSYTVISADGHPISGSYVFLVGNAALPANLEISGDNPYEIPVFVTRAAYYFGLLSVTGWILWGVLQERKHNDIQRRKFRFVSLILQQYHLLCLIILIAVQWLMNTTVSGIPLNTGFGLSWIFSLLLSLLGFFLLFKAKWLDCIWIILMLAAKGFNGHSASYGPMWISVPIDFLHLFGAAVWTGGLLYIVIFWKKHRLHIKDFIPLFSKGAFISMLILFMSGIALTVLYLPSLDYLWVTPWGIFLLTKVFLVFLVILTAGIIRYYLKKKSFTKNWKWLKVDFGFMVLILLVVGGLSYLSPVPANTPLKWEEKSSQTDMTLTITPNAPGKNSFQVEFTEHTIKRAELWLQYENSEEIAPIQVPLKPAETDGLYVAEGYYLPFDGKWVAHLKIVDQNGAEKNFTKGFRIFKTESKE from the coding sequence ATGAGAAAGGTTGTTATTCTATTCATTATCCTGATTTGTCCGTTTTTTTTCCCTATTCAAGCAGCAGCTCATGCTGTCTTAACAAATGCAAATCCTTCGGCAGACTCCAGGCTTGACGAGAGTCCAGAGGAAATAGTTCTTCTCTTCAATGAAGCGATTAAAGCAGGACTTTCTGCTGTTAAAGTAATGAATCAAGACAAAGAATTAATTACAGAGGCTGAGACGACTTTAAGCAATGATAATAAACAGCTTAAAACACGCCTTCCTGCACTTTCTGAAGGAGCTTATTTAGTCTCATATACCGTTATTTCAGCAGATGGCCATCCAATAAGTGGTTCCTATGTATTTTTGGTCGGCAATGCAGCACTGCCGGCTAATTTAGAAATAAGCGGAGATAATCCATACGAAATCCCTGTATTTGTGACAAGAGCTGCCTATTATTTTGGCTTGCTTAGTGTCACTGGCTGGATATTATGGGGAGTACTTCAAGAAAGGAAACACAATGATATACAAAGACGTAAATTTCGGTTTGTTTCTCTTATCTTGCAGCAATATCATCTGTTATGTTTAATTATATTAATTGCAGTTCAGTGGCTTATGAATACGACTGTCTCCGGCATTCCTTTAAACACCGGTTTCGGTCTTTCCTGGATATTTTCCTTGTTGTTATCACTGCTGGGATTTTTCCTGCTTTTTAAAGCAAAATGGCTCGATTGTATTTGGATAATACTGATGCTCGCAGCGAAAGGCTTCAACGGTCATTCTGCTTCTTATGGACCGATGTGGATATCTGTACCGATCGACTTTCTCCATTTATTTGGTGCAGCAGTCTGGACTGGCGGGTTATTGTATATAGTGATTTTTTGGAAAAAACACCGTCTTCATATTAAGGATTTTATACCGCTGTTTTCAAAAGGAGCATTTATAAGCATGTTAATCCTCTTTATGTCGGGGATTGCGTTGACTGTTCTCTATTTGCCTAGTTTGGATTATTTATGGGTAACGCCTTGGGGGATTTTCCTGCTGACTAAAGTGTTTTTAGTGTTCCTTGTTATCTTGACAGCAGGTATTATCCGCTATTATTTAAAAAAGAAATCATTCACTAAAAACTGGAAATGGTTAAAAGTAGACTTTGGTTTTATGGTATTGATCCTGCTTGTTGTTGGAGGACTAAGTTATTTAAGCCCTGTTCCGGCAAATACGCCTTTGAAATGGGAAGAAAAAAGCAGCCAAACAGATATGACTTTAACAATCACTCCAAATGCTCCAGGTAAAAATAGCTTTCAAGTTGAATTTACCGAGCATACAATCAAAAGGGCAGAGCTGTGGCTACAATATGAAAACAGTGAAGAAATCGCTCCAATCCAAGTCCCGTTAAAGCCTGCAGAGACAGACGGATTGTATGTGGCAGAAGGTTATTATCTTCCTTTTGACGGAAAGTGGGTCGCACATCTTAAAATCGTAGACCAGAATGGAGCAGAGAAGAACTTCACTAAAGGGTTTCGAATATTTAAAACAGAAAGCAAGGAGTAG
- a CDS encoding DUF554 domain-containing protein, with amino-acid sequence MFGTLFNVGMIIAGSIIGSIFKKGIKHDYHEILMQAMGLVAMGLGINAIVQHLPASKYPVLFIVSLAVGGLLGQKLDLETRFNGLVSKFSKGNLAEGLSTAILLFCIGSLSILGPVEAALKGDYTYLLANGMLDGITSIVLASTFGIGIAIAAIVLFAWQGSIYLIALLMENSLSTDLLNEVTIVGGILILASGLGILGIKKCKTLNLLPALIVPPIVFLFMHLLNI; translated from the coding sequence ATGTTTGGAACATTATTCAATGTCGGTATGATTATAGCTGGCAGCATTATTGGCAGTATTTTTAAAAAGGGCATCAAGCATGATTACCATGAGATTTTAATGCAGGCAATGGGATTAGTGGCGATGGGTTTGGGCATCAATGCAATTGTCCAGCATTTGCCTGCAAGCAAATATCCGGTCCTTTTTATCGTGAGTTTGGCAGTGGGGGGACTGCTTGGTCAAAAGCTTGATTTAGAAACAAGATTTAATGGATTAGTAAGTAAATTCTCCAAAGGAAATTTAGCGGAAGGCTTATCGACTGCAATTCTGTTATTCTGTATTGGATCTTTGTCTATCCTAGGTCCAGTAGAGGCTGCTCTTAAAGGAGACTATACGTACTTACTGGCTAACGGTATGCTAGATGGAATTACTTCCATTGTGTTAGCTTCGACATTTGGCATCGGAATTGCCATTGCCGCAATAGTCTTGTTCGCATGGCAAGGCTCGATTTACTTAATTGCTCTATTGATGGAAAATTCCTTAAGTACCGATCTTTTAAATGAAGTCACAATAGTTGGCGGGATTTTAATTTTGGCATCAGGTTTAGGTATCCTTGGCATAAAAAAATGCAAAACGCTTAATCTCCTGCCAGCATTAATCGTGCCGCCAATCGTATTTTTATTTATGCATTTACTGAATATATAA
- a CDS encoding GNAT family protein translates to MFIHKINEDLALKLIQPHDAQRVFALTELSRENLRTWLPWLDTTTKLQDTQQFIQFCLKGFSENTSLTTVIFFKGEIVGVVGFNSINWANKTAYIGYWLGTGYEGNGIMTNAVHALTDYAFLELRLDKVEIRAASGNKKSRSIAERLHFTMEGCIRQAEWLYDHYVDHIVYGMLAEDWDS, encoded by the coding sequence ATGTTCATACATAAAATAAATGAAGATTTAGCACTAAAATTAATACAGCCACATGATGCACAGCGTGTGTTTGCGTTAACAGAGCTTTCGAGAGAGAACTTAAGAACATGGCTGCCTTGGCTTGACACAACAACAAAGCTGCAGGATACACAGCAATTTATCCAATTTTGCTTAAAAGGATTTTCTGAGAATACAAGTTTAACAACAGTAATTTTTTTTAAAGGCGAAATTGTTGGAGTTGTTGGGTTTAATAGTATAAACTGGGCGAATAAAACAGCCTATATTGGCTATTGGCTCGGGACGGGCTATGAGGGCAATGGAATAATGACAAATGCTGTGCACGCATTAACTGATTATGCCTTTTTAGAGCTGCGGCTCGATAAAGTAGAAATAAGGGCTGCGTCAGGGAATAAGAAAAGTAGAAGTATTGCGGAACGTCTTCATTTCACAATGGAAGGCTGTATCAGGCAGGCAGAGTGGTTGTATGATCATTATGTGGATCATATCGTTTATGGGATGTTGGCAGAGGACTGGGACAGCTGA
- a CDS encoding MFS transporter, with protein MDLDKKESGYRWIVFSAVLFAYFLIVSQRTAPGLITEQLMNDFQISASTVGMISSIQFLAYAGLQIPVGLLSDRFGPNRFLIIGTLLTGIGSLCYSIAPNEYILIVSRFIVGVGDAAIFVNVVLIMNEWFKGNEFVKLMGMVALIGGIGSLSATLPFSMWISHAGWRVPFLSVSIILIVVSSLLYIVLISKSRKLFKPESQPKPSTPVKRESVWKILRRVVTTRQAWATFLCHFGVVGTYVGFIGSWAVPYGMNVFELTRSSASQLVMYALVGTMIGGPLLGWISSKTGQIKKTYTMVHLIVIIGWVGLFSLNTNPPFLMVLLMLFVLGFGNGASALTFAIVRKSFRMEEVGVVTGFANMGGFLSAVLLPIIFGHVLDFFPKDSVSLGYHYGFIVPVIFALFGLVGILLAKEEKQSDAKKVLPAS; from the coding sequence TTGGACTTAGACAAAAAAGAAAGTGGTTATAGATGGATCGTATTCAGCGCCGTCTTGTTTGCCTATTTCTTAATCGTAAGTCAAAGAACAGCTCCTGGACTTATTACGGAGCAGTTAATGAATGATTTTCAGATTTCAGCATCAACCGTTGGAATGATCAGCAGTATACAATTTTTAGCGTATGCAGGACTGCAGATTCCTGTCGGGTTATTATCAGACCGTTTTGGTCCAAACCGTTTTCTTATTATTGGAACATTGCTTACTGGAATAGGCAGTCTTTGCTACAGCATTGCTCCTAATGAATATATTTTGATTGTATCGCGCTTTATCGTCGGAGTCGGAGATGCAGCAATTTTCGTTAATGTAGTCTTAATTATGAACGAATGGTTCAAAGGCAATGAGTTTGTTAAATTGATGGGAATGGTAGCACTAATCGGCGGAATTGGTTCCTTATCGGCGACTCTGCCTTTTTCTATGTGGATATCCCATGCGGGCTGGCGAGTTCCATTTTTAAGTGTCAGCATCATATTGATTGTAGTTTCATCTCTGCTTTATATAGTATTAATCTCAAAGTCGAGGAAGTTATTTAAACCAGAGTCACAGCCAAAACCGAGTACACCTGTTAAAAGAGAGAGTGTTTGGAAAATTCTCCGCCGCGTCGTCACAACGCGTCAGGCTTGGGCAACATTTCTTTGCCACTTCGGTGTAGTCGGGACATATGTTGGGTTTATCGGGTCATGGGCAGTTCCATACGGAATGAATGTTTTTGAGCTAACACGCTCAAGTGCAAGTCAACTCGTTATGTATGCCCTTGTTGGTACAATGATTGGCGGACCATTACTCGGGTGGATTTCCAGTAAGACTGGCCAAATTAAAAAGACGTACACGATGGTTCATTTAATTGTCATTATCGGCTGGGTCGGATTATTCAGCCTAAATACAAACCCGCCATTTTTGATGGTGTTATTAATGCTATTTGTTTTAGGTTTTGGAAATGGTGCGAGTGCATTGACATTTGCCATTGTCCGCAAGTCTTTTCGTATGGAAGAAGTCGGTGTTGTAACGGGCTTTGCTAATATGGGCGGCTTTTTAAGTGCTGTATTGCTGCCGATTATTTTTGGGCATGTTTTAGATTTCTTTCCGAAAGATTCCGTCAGCCTCGGCTATCATTACGGCTTTATCGTGCCTGTTATCTTCGCATTGTTCGGTCTCGTTGGCATTCTGTTAGCTAAGGAAGAGAAACAATCAGATGCGAAAAAGGTTTTACCTGCTTCTTAA
- a CDS encoding CBO0543 family protein, translating to MSVFPTEQAKKYEELKAAQEKVFDLWNQYWWDYSGFDTWQFWLNIVMIVLPLIFLYLFIDRKRLFLLLFFGFNIHIWSAYLDGMATRANYIGYPYKAIPMFPIHFGMDTSLVPVLFILMYQYTIEKKANFYLHSLILIFLITFIFKPILAAGNLFILTKGTNYFHIFLGYVIIVLFSKGITNFFLKMTEQKAS from the coding sequence ATGTCTGTATTTCCGACAGAGCAAGCTAAAAAATACGAAGAATTAAAAGCTGCCCAAGAGAAAGTGTTTGATCTTTGGAATCAGTATTGGTGGGACTATTCGGGCTTTGATACTTGGCAATTTTGGTTAAATATAGTAATGATTGTCCTACCGCTAATCTTTCTTTATCTATTTATTGACCGCAAGAGACTGTTTTTACTGCTTTTTTTTGGATTCAATATACATATATGGAGTGCTTATTTGGATGGTATGGCAACAAGAGCCAATTATATTGGCTATCCCTATAAAGCAATTCCAATGTTTCCGATTCATTTCGGTATGGATACCTCCTTAGTTCCCGTCTTATTCATACTCATGTACCAATATACCATTGAAAAAAAGGCGAATTTTTATCTCCATTCGTTAATATTAATTTTTCTGATTACATTTATATTCAAACCAATACTAGCAGCAGGGAACTTGTTTATCTTAACGAAGGGTACTAATTATTTCCATATTTTTTTAGGGTATGTTATTATCGTTCTATTTTCGAAAGGAATTACTAATTTCTTTTTAAAAATGACCGAACAAAAAGCAAGCTGA
- a CDS encoding SMI1/KNR4 family protein, whose translation METVRKLILTRKPGVDEIDIKAAEEKLQAVFPEQFVQLYHLVNNPEIGEWLLFPIKDRKNVKKTWDDIVRQNTEVRYIGMADEWIVIGENGTGDKLCLKKVNGLMREQIFLWYHESGEAEELAPSLKQFIISLTEEE comes from the coding sequence ATGGAAACAGTCCGTAAGTTGATTTTAACTAGAAAGCCTGGTGTAGACGAGATAGATATTAAGGCAGCAGAAGAAAAACTTCAAGCAGTGTTTCCAGAACAATTTGTGCAGCTGTACCATTTAGTAAATAACCCTGAAATTGGAGAATGGTTACTATTTCCGATTAAAGACCGCAAAAATGTGAAGAAAACATGGGATGATATTGTCAGACAAAATACTGAAGTTCGTTATATTGGAATGGCAGACGAATGGATTGTTATTGGCGAAAATGGTACAGGAGATAAATTATGCTTAAAAAAAGTTAATGGATTGATGAGGGAACAAATCTTTCTCTGGTACCATGAAAGCGGAGAAGCTGAAGAGCTTGCTCCGAGCTTAAAACAATTTATTATTTCCTTGACTGAAGAGGAATAA
- a CDS encoding FixH family protein encodes MNKNRLRLMTVACVSTIFLFGCTTTTEHEQTSENETHEHSNEVSIEIKTPVSDQVNKELDLEVAVMDGNNPLTDAKVGFETWKEGDTTHPYFDAEENKDGHYNAKLLFEESGEYTVKVHVEKASIHEHKEIYITVE; translated from the coding sequence ATGAACAAAAATAGGTTACGACTAATGACTGTTGCCTGCGTGAGCACCATCTTTTTATTTGGCTGCACAACGACAACCGAGCATGAACAAACATCAGAAAATGAAACACATGAGCATTCAAACGAAGTGAGTATTGAAATCAAGACACCGGTAAGCGACCAAGTTAACAAGGAATTAGATTTAGAAGTGGCAGTTATGGATGGGAATAACCCTCTGACCGATGCTAAAGTTGGCTTTGAAACATGGAAAGAGGGAGACACAACTCATCCGTATTTTGATGCAGAAGAAAACAAAGACGGACACTATAACGCAAAACTTCTGTTTGAAGAATCAGGTGAATATACAGTCAAAGTACATGTGGAAAAAGCCAGCATTCATGAACATAAGGAAATATATATTACAGTAGAGTAA
- a CDS encoding CBO0543 family protein produces MEYQEALSLVDEANKQITEANKLIVDAILHGFLWSWQWWVAVGMIIVPWTVWIFIRDKKSAGRLLAAGLLIMVLSEILDTIGVMFGLWTYPVKVFPVATINFSFRLSVLPVVVMLLMQYKPKINPFIKAIGFGAFGAYIGLPLLSAIDLYKKVNWALTYSFFILTVFYLLSHFFINNSNFNKPKQEQ; encoded by the coding sequence ATGGAGTATCAAGAGGCACTAAGTCTCGTCGATGAGGCGAATAAGCAAATTACGGAAGCAAATAAACTAATAGTTGATGCTATCCTCCATGGCTTCTTATGGTCATGGCAATGGTGGGTTGCTGTAGGTATGATTATTGTGCCTTGGACGGTTTGGATATTTATTCGTGATAAAAAAAGCGCAGGCAGGTTATTGGCTGCCGGTCTTTTAATTATGGTTTTATCAGAAATATTAGATACAATTGGTGTTATGTTTGGTTTGTGGACATATCCAGTTAAGGTTTTTCCAGTGGCAACGATTAATTTCTCTTTTCGGCTTTCTGTTTTGCCAGTTGTTGTAATGCTATTAATGCAATACAAGCCAAAGATAAATCCGTTTATTAAGGCAATAGGGTTTGGTGCCTTTGGTGCTTATATAGGTTTGCCTCTGCTAAGTGCCATTGATTTATACAAAAAAGTGAATTGGGCGTTGACCTATTCATTTTTTATTCTGACTGTTTTTTATTTATTAAGCCACTTTTTTATTAATAATAGCAACTTTAATAAACCTAAACAAGAGCAGTAA